From the bacterium genome, one window contains:
- a CDS encoding KamA family radical SAM protein, translating into MRERIRSAEALAKIVPPSEDEASAIAALGDRFRFVITPYYASLMDPSEPDCPVRRQVVPRLAELDDPVGLTDPLDEVAHSPVKNLVRVYPDRVAFCVNNECALYCRYCLRKRMVGDEDWTMKRRELGEAIDWIRRTPEIRDVLLTGGDPLVFADDRLEWLLRELRGIPHVEIIRLGTRLPVTLPFRVTDALVRMLERYHPIWLNTHFNHPRELTPEAAEACDRLTRAGIPVGNQSVLLAGINDDVPTMKALCEGLVRLRVRPYYCYQAQLLEGTGHFRVPIERGLDLFEALRGRTSGYAIPLYVLDTPHGKVPLQRSAIRRRDGDYVEVEAWNGGVWRELNPI; encoded by the coding sequence ATGCGCGAGCGCATCCGCAGCGCGGAAGCACTCGCGAAGATCGTGCCGCCGAGTGAAGACGAGGCCTCCGCCATCGCAGCCCTGGGAGATCGCTTCCGTTTCGTCATCACCCCCTACTACGCCTCGCTGATGGATCCGAGCGAGCCGGATTGCCCCGTGCGTCGCCAGGTGGTGCCGCGCCTGGCCGAGCTGGACGATCCGGTCGGCCTGACCGATCCGCTCGACGAAGTCGCCCACTCGCCGGTGAAGAACCTGGTGCGTGTGTACCCGGATCGGGTGGCCTTCTGCGTGAACAACGAGTGCGCGCTCTACTGTCGCTACTGCCTGCGCAAACGCATGGTGGGCGACGAAGACTGGACCATGAAGCGTCGCGAGCTGGGAGAGGCGATTGATTGGATCCGGCGCACGCCGGAGATTCGAGACGTGCTGCTTACCGGTGGCGACCCCCTGGTCTTTGCCGACGACCGCCTCGAGTGGTTGCTTCGGGAGCTGCGCGGCATTCCCCATGTAGAGATCATCCGCCTCGGCACGCGTCTGCCCGTGACCCTGCCGTTCCGCGTCACCGATGCCCTGGTGCGGATGCTCGAGCGCTACCACCCGATCTGGCTGAACACCCACTTCAACCATCCCCGGGAGCTCACGCCGGAGGCTGCGGAGGCCTGTGACCGGCTCACCCGGGCGGGCATCCCGGTCGGCAACCAGAGTGTCCTGCTGGCGGGCATCAACGACGACGTCCCTACGATGAAGGCGCTCTGTGAGGGCCTCGTGCGGCTGCGCGTGCGCCCCTACTACTGCTACCAGGCCCAGCTGCTGGAGGGGACCGGACATTTCCGGGTGCCGATCGAGCGCGGCCTCGATCTTTTCGAGGCCCTGCGCGGGCGCACCAGCGGATACGCCATTCCGCTCTACGTGCTCGATACGCCGCACGGGAAGGTTCCGCTGCAACGCTCGGCGATCCGGCGAAGGGACGGCGACTACGTGGAAGTCGAAGCCTGGAACGGTGGGGTCTGGCGCGAACTCAATCCGATCTAG
- a CDS encoding D-alanine--D-alanine ligase: MARALRLRHPAGIVTALRVGIVFEKLGEVPGLGASPDADAEYEPEETIALLEEALSLAGACPVRLGGPRDLLAHLPAVDAALNIAEGERGRNREAWAPVLLEMAGVPCLGSDALSLSLSLDKAWTKDIVGMAGVPVVRQLSVASAEDARKADFSWSYPMFVKPRWEGTAKGITADSKVGNLAELEMAVERVVRLYDQPALVEPFLPGAEYTVTIVGHAPPRALPVLQRALEAETGIGLHALDRASVTAPAEGWRHHTPGELAPALEQELARDALSAFDALRCRDFARVDFRLDAAGEPRFLEINPLPTFAPEGSFGVLAELEGRPVPELLGEVFRDGLVRLGLL; this comes from the coding sequence ATGGCAAGGGCTTTGCGCCTTCGTCACCCTGCCGGAATCGTGACGGCACTTCGTGTGGGCATCGTGTTCGAGAAGCTCGGTGAGGTGCCGGGGCTGGGCGCTTCTCCTGATGCGGATGCCGAGTACGAGCCGGAGGAGACGATCGCCCTGTTGGAGGAGGCGCTCTCCCTGGCCGGCGCATGTCCGGTGCGGCTCGGCGGCCCGCGGGACCTGCTGGCGCATCTCCCGGCGGTGGATGCGGCCCTGAACATCGCCGAAGGAGAGCGTGGCCGGAACCGGGAAGCCTGGGCGCCGGTGCTCCTGGAGATGGCGGGCGTGCCGTGCCTCGGGTCCGATGCGCTCAGCCTCTCGCTTTCGCTGGACAAGGCCTGGACGAAGGACATCGTCGGGATGGCCGGTGTGCCGGTCGTTCGGCAGCTCTCGGTGGCCTCGGCTGAAGATGCCAGAAAGGCTGATTTTTCATGGTCTTACCCCATGTTCGTGAAACCACGATGGGAAGGCACGGCCAAGGGGATCACCGCGGATTCGAAGGTCGGGAACCTGGCGGAACTCGAGATGGCGGTGGAACGGGTGGTTCGTCTCTATGACCAGCCTGCGCTGGTCGAGCCCTTCCTCCCGGGTGCCGAGTACACGGTGACGATCGTGGGCCACGCTCCGCCCCGCGCGCTTCCGGTGTTGCAGCGCGCTCTCGAAGCCGAGACCGGGATCGGCTTGCACGCTCTCGACCGGGCCTCCGTGACGGCCCCGGCGGAAGGCTGGCGCCACCACACGCCGGGCGAACTAGCCCCGGCCCTCGAGCAAGAGCTTGCCCGCGATGCGCTCTCGGCCTTCGATGCCCTGCGTTGTCGGGATTTCGCCCGCGTGGATTTTCGGCTCGACGCGGCCGGTGAGCCCCGCTTCCTCGAGATCAACCCGCTCCCGACGTTTGCGCCGGAGGGTTCCTTCGGCGTTCTGGCAGAACTGGAGGGCCGGCCGGTGCCAGAGCTGCTGGGTGAGGTCTTCCGCGATGGTCTCGTGCGCCTGGGCCTACTGTGA